The proteins below are encoded in one region of Sedimentibacter sp. zth1:
- the prmC gene encoding peptide chain release factor N(5)-glutamine methyltransferase — protein MVKNSIEHLLKDGMNILEKRDYNNPFLDLQLILMKLLNKDKIYLLIHGDEIVENEIVDKFYKMVRRRNEGYPLQYMLNCQEFMGLDFYVEDGVLIPRPDTEILVEKVIEIVNSTDLNDRRINILDIGTGSGAISLSLAHYLQNACVTAIDISDIAIKVANINMKNLNIQNAEIIKGDLFGSLNINKKFDIIVSNPPYIEKEEIDKLQVEVSKYEPRLALDGGHSGLIYYERIAELLEVYLDKKGKLFFEIGNNQAETVSKILKDKNIFKNIDVIKDLYKNDRVIFAQ, from the coding sequence ATGGTAAAAAATTCAATTGAACATCTTTTAAAGGATGGAATGAATATATTAGAGAAAAGGGATTATAATAATCCCTTTCTTGATTTGCAACTTATTTTGATGAAGCTTTTAAATAAAGACAAAATATATCTATTAATTCATGGAGACGAAATAGTTGAGAATGAAATAGTAGACAAATTTTATAAAATGGTAAGAAGAAGAAACGAAGGCTACCCTCTTCAATACATGTTAAATTGCCAAGAGTTTATGGGGCTTGATTTTTATGTTGAGGATGGTGTTCTAATACCGAGACCAGATACTGAGATATTGGTAGAAAAGGTTATAGAGATTGTTAATAGTACAGATTTAAATGATAGAAGAATAAATATTTTGGATATAGGTACTGGAAGTGGTGCAATATCACTGAGTTTGGCGCATTATCTACAAAATGCATGTGTAACTGCAATTGATATTAGTGATATTGCTATAAAGGTTGCTAACATAAATATGAAAAATCTTAACATTCAAAACGCGGAGATTATTAAGGGCGATTTGTTTGGTAGTTTAAATATAAATAAAAAATTTGACATAATAGTGTCCAATCCTCCTTATATTGAAAAAGAAGAAATTGATAAATTGCAAGTTGAAGTTTCTAAGTATGAACCTCGATTAGCACTCGATGGAGGGCATAGCGGACTTATATACTATGAAAGAATAGCAGAGTTGTTAGAAGTTTATTTAGATAAAAAAGGTAAATTATTCTTTGAAATAGGCAACAATCAAGCAGAAACGGTAAGCAAAATATTAAAAGATAAAAATATTTTTAAAAATATTGACGTAATAAAGGATTTATACAAAAACGATAGGGTAATATTTGCACAATAA
- a CDS encoding phosphoenolpyruvate carboxykinase (GTP), translated as MNNNTSKFTKNKYVLNWIDEVVALTNPKEVILIDGGESQIKQLRKEGCSTGEMIELNQKKMPGCYYHRTKPNDVARMEDRTFICSKDEINAGPTNNWKSPEEAYKLGKEIFKNSMTGRTMYVIPYCMGPIGSPFSKIGIEVTDSIYVVLNMHIMTRTGKQALNMLGFTNDFVRGLHGKCTLDETKRYIFHFPEDNTIWSLNSAYGGNVLLGKKCFALRIATYMGKQEGWMAEHMLILGIENPKGEIKYIAAAFPSACGKTNLAMLIPPEIFRNKGYKIWTVGDDIAWIRIGDDGRLYAVNPEAGFFGVAPGTNVKSNPNALAATARNTIFTNVAINKDDMTVWWEKLTNTPPTENMEDWIGRPWNYKTSTEKGANPNSRFTAPAKNCPCISSEWESSNGVPLSAIIFGGRRAKTAPLVYQSRDWNHGIFIGSAMASETTAAANGQVGVIRRDPMAMLPFCGYNMADYFGHWIEMGQKTDKLPKIFHVNWFRTNENGDFIWPGYGENFRVLEWMLKRCENKVDAKEVEIGYVPNIDDLNLEGLDMDKETLNNLLSIDKNLWLEDANGIEEFYNKFNGRIPTELQNELETLKNNLK; from the coding sequence ATGAATAATAACACAAGTAAATTCACTAAAAACAAGTATGTTCTAAATTGGATTGATGAAGTTGTTGCATTGACAAATCCAAAAGAAGTAATATTAATAGATGGTGGCGAAAGTCAAATAAAACAATTAAGAAAAGAAGGTTGCTCTACAGGCGAAATGATAGAGCTTAACCAGAAAAAAATGCCAGGTTGTTACTATCACCGTACTAAACCTAATGATGTTGCTAGAATGGAAGACAGAACTTTTATTTGTTCAAAAGATGAAATCAATGCTGGTCCAACAAATAATTGGAAATCACCAGAAGAAGCATATAAATTAGGTAAAGAAATTTTTAAAAACTCTATGACTGGTAGAACAATGTATGTTATACCATATTGTATGGGACCTATTGGTTCACCATTTTCAAAGATTGGTATAGAAGTAACTGATTCTATATATGTTGTACTAAATATGCACATCATGACAAGAACAGGTAAACAAGCTTTAAACATGTTAGGATTTACTAATGATTTTGTTCGTGGACTACATGGTAAATGTACTTTGGACGAAACTAAAAGATACATATTCCACTTCCCTGAGGATAACACTATATGGTCACTAAACTCAGCATACGGTGGAAATGTTTTATTAGGTAAAAAATGCTTTGCACTTAGAATTGCTACTTATATGGGTAAGCAAGAAGGCTGGATGGCAGAACATATGCTTATATTAGGAATTGAAAATCCAAAGGGAGAAATCAAATACATAGCTGCTGCATTCCCTTCTGCATGTGGCAAAACAAATTTAGCAATGCTAATACCACCAGAAATATTCAGAAACAAAGGATATAAAATTTGGACTGTTGGTGATGATATTGCTTGGATAAGAATAGGCGATGATGGAAGACTTTATGCTGTTAACCCAGAAGCAGGTTTCTTTGGAGTTGCACCTGGAACTAACGTTAAGTCAAATCCAAATGCATTAGCCGCAACAGCAAGAAATACAATATTTACTAATGTTGCAATAAATAAAGATGATATGACAGTTTGGTGGGAAAAATTAACTAATACTCCTCCAACTGAAAACATGGAAGATTGGATAGGAAGACCTTGGAACTACAAAACTTCTACAGAAAAAGGAGCTAATCCAAACTCAAGATTTACAGCACCTGCTAAAAACTGTCCTTGCATTTCAAGTGAATGGGAAAGTTCAAACGGTGTTCCACTTTCAGCAATTATATTTGGTGGAAGACGTGCTAAAACTGCTCCACTTGTTTATCAATCAAGAGACTGGAACCATGGTATATTTATAGGTTCAGCAATGGCAAGTGAAACAACAGCAGCAGCAAATGGACAAGTTGGTGTTATAAGACGTGATCCAATGGCTATGTTACCATTCTGTGGTTATAATATGGCTGATTATTTTGGACACTGGATTGAAATGGGACAAAAAACTGATAAGTTACCAAAAATATTCCATGTTAACTGGTTTAGAACTAACGAAAACGGAGATTTTATTTGGCCAGGATACGGTGAAAACTTTAGAGTTCTTGAGTGGATGCTTAAGAGATGTGAAAATAAAGTTGATGCTAAAGAAGTTGAAATTGGTTATGTTCCAAATATTGATGATTTAAACCTTGAAGGTTTAGATATGGATAAAGAAACTTTAAATAACCTATTGTCAATAGATAAAAATTTATGGTTAGAAGATGCCAATGGTATAGAAGAATTCTACAACAAGTTCAACGGAAGAATTCCTACTGAACTTCAAAACGAACTAGAAACTTTGAAAAATAATTTAAAATAG
- a CDS encoding RNA-binding S4 domain-containing protein, with protein MRIDKFLKIARVIKRRTVAKDACDQGRVLVNAKLAKPGTEVEVGDTIEIEFGTNPMKIKVEKILEHALKDDAKDMFTILS; from the coding sequence ATGAGAATAGATAAATTTTTGAAAATTGCAAGAGTTATAAAAAGAAGAACGGTTGCTAAAGATGCTTGTGACCAAGGCAGAGTACTTGTTAACGCAAAATTAGCAAAGCCAGGTACCGAGGTTGAGGTTGGGGACACAATAGAAATAGAATTTGGTACTAATCCAATGAAAATAAAAGTAGAAAAAATACTTGAGCACGCATTAAAAGATGATGCTAAGGATATGTTCACAATTTTAAGCTAA
- a CDS encoding zinc ribbon domain-containing protein: MEFFKGIGNKISKTSQEAVKKTKELAEVSRLNSEISAEERNIITIYQNIGKLYFDKYKNEECSEFAEYINNVKEGLEKIETAKEEVKLLKGKRTCPKCGAELEVETVFCSMCGQKMPEIEKEEELVEEQVEDKTKEFCASCGQELEDGAMFCPSCGTKAE; the protein is encoded by the coding sequence ATGGAATTTTTTAAGGGCATTGGAAACAAAATATCTAAAACTAGCCAAGAAGCAGTTAAAAAAACAAAAGAATTGGCTGAGGTTTCAAGGTTGAATTCTGAAATTTCTGCAGAAGAAAGAAATATTATAACAATATACCAAAACATAGGGAAACTATACTTTGATAAGTATAAGAATGAAGAATGCAGTGAATTCGCTGAGTACATTAATAACGTAAAAGAAGGCTTAGAAAAAATAGAAACGGCAAAAGAAGAAGTGAAATTATTAAAAGGAAAGAGAACTTGTCCTAAATGTGGAGCTGAGCTAGAGGTAGAAACTGTATTCTGTAGCATGTGTGGACAAAAAATGCCTGAGATAGAAAAAGAAGAAGAATTAGTAGAAGAGCAAGTAGAAGATAAAACAAAAGAATTCTGTGCTAGCTGTGGTCAAGAGCTTGAGGATGGAGCAATGTTTTGTCCATCATGTGGAACAAAGGCTGAATAA
- a CDS encoding stalk domain-containing protein, with amino-acid sequence MIKKTSIKMLRTLLLTVLISSMFIITVFAVDISIDGLKVNFTKHSGYPFVDANNRTMVPLRLTMESIGAKVDWDSANKTAIVTKGETEVKVKIGESYIYKNREKLKNDTAAIIKNKKTYLPIRAVLECFGATINWDGKTKTVLVNTQEDVNFVTLIENMPIIDNYWPIIEEATSLKTNKNYSNAILKFESIISAIKKEGNFTNVALMYNRMGDCYSKLANYDKAKQCWLAEAIYWDKAGKVQETTAANRKADLLGSEVKLYAVSTNEERSQIDYFDAPLEPKKGILLGAYAEGDSNVHDSSSNKKFYMNDFPDLVGKDHAAYLLYFSYGMDLSTYSTHIRKAVQLDKIIELALQPLDGLDMVNDTDGYLVKLAKDMEKSGAKFMLRFANEMNDPTNPWYTTDYNKYIEKFRIVSGIFKEHAPSVAIVWAPNFYPPDNITYYYPGDEYVDYVGISSYKNNNPQLDPLNQGIDRSRWSNQLDLIYSLYGDKKPIIVSEGGCSFKQASSGKDLTNYAARQLDDFYAYIPLRYPNLKAVFYFNQKKDVTNYCLSQNKTVLDAYKDAINDEYYLSSATDSDSINEYYYQLAGNTVSSEEIALCSYVKCATDNVKKVEYMINGVTIGTTESVPYRVNCDFSKYKGQHINITVNAFDSNGKLLVSKTFSVNVE; translated from the coding sequence ATGATAAAAAAAACAAGCATTAAAATGTTAAGGACACTATTATTAACAGTATTAATCTCTTCAATGTTTATCATAACAGTATTTGCAGTAGATATAAGCATTGATGGACTAAAAGTTAATTTTACAAAACACTCAGGTTATCCATTTGTAGATGCCAACAACAGAACTATGGTTCCACTAAGGTTAACAATGGAAAGCATTGGAGCAAAGGTAGATTGGGATAGTGCAAATAAAACAGCAATAGTAACAAAAGGGGAAACAGAAGTAAAGGTTAAAATTGGGGAAAGCTACATTTATAAAAATAGAGAGAAATTAAAAAATGACACAGCAGCAATTATAAAAAATAAAAAAACATATCTCCCTATTAGAGCGGTTCTCGAATGTTTTGGAGCTACTATAAACTGGGATGGAAAAACAAAAACAGTTTTGGTTAACACTCAGGAAGATGTAAATTTTGTTACACTTATAGAAAATATGCCTATAATTGATAACTACTGGCCCATTATAGAAGAAGCAACATCTCTAAAAACTAATAAAAACTATTCAAATGCTATATTAAAATTTGAAAGCATAATTTCAGCTATAAAAAAAGAAGGCAACTTTACAAACGTTGCATTAATGTACAATAGAATGGGTGACTGTTACTCAAAACTAGCAAATTATGATAAGGCAAAGCAATGTTGGTTGGCAGAAGCTATATATTGGGATAAAGCAGGTAAAGTACAAGAAACAACAGCTGCAAATAGAAAAGCAGATTTGCTTGGTTCCGAGGTCAAACTTTACGCAGTAAGTACAAATGAAGAAAGGTCTCAAATTGATTATTTTGATGCTCCATTGGAACCTAAAAAAGGAATTTTATTAGGAGCATATGCAGAGGGTGATTCAAATGTTCATGATTCATCAAGCAATAAAAAATTCTATATGAATGACTTCCCTGATTTGGTTGGTAAAGACCATGCAGCATATCTTTTGTATTTTTCATACGGTATGGATTTATCAACATATAGTACACATATAAGAAAAGCTGTTCAGTTAGATAAAATTATAGAATTAGCATTACAACCACTTGATGGACTAGACATGGTAAATGATACAGACGGATACCTTGTTAAGCTAGCAAAGGATATGGAAAAAAGCGGTGCAAAATTCATGCTAAGGTTTGCAAATGAAATGAATGATCCAACAAATCCATGGTATACAACAGATTACAATAAATATATAGAAAAATTTAGAATAGTTTCAGGTATATTCAAAGAACATGCACCATCAGTAGCAATAGTGTGGGCACCAAACTTTTATCCTCCTGATAATATAACATATTATTACCCAGGAGATGAGTATGTTGATTATGTAGGTATTTCATCATACAAGAATAATAATCCACAGCTTGACCCTTTAAATCAAGGTATAGACAGAAGCAGATGGAGTAATCAGTTAGATTTAATTTACTCATTGTATGGCGATAAAAAGCCTATTATAGTATCAGAGGGTGGATGTTCGTTTAAACAGGCATCATCGGGCAAAGACTTAACAAATTATGCTGCTAGGCAATTAGATGATTTTTATGCATATATACCACTTAGATATCCAAATTTAAAAGCAGTATTTTATTTCAATCAGAAAAAGGATGTAACTAACTACTGCTTGTCACAAAATAAAACAGTACTAGATGCGTACAAGGATGCAATAAATGATGAGTATTATCTATCAAGTGCAACTGATAGTGATAGTATCAATGAATACTACTATCAGTTAGCAGGCAATACGGTTTCTTCAGAGGAGATAGCATTATGTTCATATGTCAAGTGTGCAACAGACAATGTAAAAAAAGTAGAATATATGATAAATGGAGTAACAATAGGCACAACCGAGAGTGTGCCTTACAGAGTAAACTGTGATTTTTCAAAATATAAAGGACAGCATATAAATATAACAGTAAATGCATTTGATTCAAATGGGAAACTATTAGTTTCTAAAACATTCAGCGTAAATGTGGAATAA
- the prfA gene encoding peptide chain release factor 1 translates to MLDKLDFIEEKYRDISEKIADPDIIANMNEWKKLVKEHAQIEPIVNKYKEYKDTKNQLEESKEMIYDKSLDEDFREMAKEEVKGLTTNLETIEEDLKILLLPTDPNDDKDVIVEVRAGVGGDEAGLFAGNLFRMYTRYAERQRWKTEIISLNDQGVGIYKEAIFAIKGQGAYSKLKYESGVHRVQRVPETESSGRIHTSSATVAVLPEVDDVEVEINQNDIKIDVFRSSGNGGQCVNTTDSAVRLTHIPTGIVISCQDEKSQLKNRDKAMKVLKAKLYDRYQQEQHDEIASSRKSQVGSGDRSERIRTYNYPQSRVTDHRIGLTLYKLDSFIDGDLEEMIQGLITSDQAEKLKNLND, encoded by the coding sequence ATGTTAGATAAATTAGATTTTATTGAAGAAAAATACAGAGATATAAGTGAAAAAATTGCTGATCCAGATATAATTGCTAACATGAATGAATGGAAAAAGCTAGTTAAAGAACATGCACAAATTGAACCAATTGTAAATAAATATAAAGAATATAAAGACACAAAAAATCAACTTGAGGAATCTAAAGAAATGATTTATGATAAATCATTAGATGAAGATTTTAGAGAAATGGCTAAGGAAGAAGTAAAAGGTTTAACAACAAATCTTGAAACAATTGAAGAGGATCTTAAAATTTTACTTTTGCCTACTGACCCTAATGATGATAAAGATGTTATAGTTGAAGTTAGAGCAGGTGTTGGTGGAGATGAGGCTGGATTGTTTGCAGGAAATTTATTTAGAATGTACACTAGATATGCTGAAAGGCAACGTTGGAAAACTGAAATAATTTCATTAAATGACCAAGGCGTAGGTATATACAAGGAAGCTATATTTGCTATAAAAGGTCAAGGCGCATATTCTAAGCTAAAATATGAAAGTGGAGTTCACAGAGTTCAAAGAGTTCCTGAAACAGAATCAAGTGGTAGAATTCATACATCTTCTGCTACAGTTGCTGTTTTGCCAGAGGTTGATGATGTAGAGGTAGAAATTAATCAAAATGATATAAAAATAGATGTTTTCAGATCGTCAGGTAATGGTGGACAGTGTGTAAATACAACTGACTCAGCTGTTAGATTAACACATATCCCTACTGGTATTGTTATATCATGTCAGGATGAAAAATCACAGCTTAAAAACAGAGATAAGGCTATGAAAGTTTTAAAAGCAAAGCTATATGATAGATATCAGCAAGAGCAGCATGATGAAATTGCTTCATCTAGAAAAAGTCAAGTTGGTTCTGGTGATAGAAGTGAAAGAATTAGAACATATAATTATCCACAAAGTAGAGTTACAGACCATAGAATAGGCTTGACTTTATACAAATTGGATAGCTTTATAGACGGTGATTTAGAAGAAATGATTCAGGGTTTGATAACATCTGACCAAGCAGAAAAACTAAAAAATTTAAATGATTAA
- a CDS encoding folate family ECF transporter S component, protein MKGNTFLVSKKITTRKLTTASILIAMSLVLNLLFLFYIPVAGFQAVKITFSTAITMITGIICGPMVGFISGSLVDILTCLIKPVGPYFPGFTIAAGLSGLIPGLFFKYFKSDKLNYNLINTIFISILSASCVGGFIFKGLLTIEGNSLYYNGEPLHIALIIGYIVLTLAYIVFPIIVTKKFHSKYKTNKILFMVSVSQFITSIILNTYFLSIIMGKGFIVFLPARILSNFFLIPIYAIVISTVLETVNKTFKLKF, encoded by the coding sequence ATGAAAGGTAATACTTTTTTAGTTTCAAAAAAAATTACAACACGCAAATTGACAACGGCTAGTATTTTGATAGCCATGAGCTTAGTGCTCAATTTATTATTTTTATTTTATATACCAGTCGCAGGATTTCAAGCTGTTAAAATAACATTTTCTACAGCTATCACAATGATCACAGGTATCATTTGCGGTCCTATGGTTGGATTTATATCTGGTTCTTTAGTGGACATACTTACATGCCTAATTAAACCAGTAGGTCCATATTTTCCAGGATTTACTATAGCTGCGGGGTTGTCAGGACTGATACCAGGATTATTTTTTAAGTATTTTAAGAGTGACAAATTAAATTATAACCTTATCAATACTATTTTTATTTCAATATTATCAGCAAGCTGTGTTGGTGGGTTTATATTTAAAGGACTATTAACAATTGAAGGTAACTCATTATATTATAATGGCGAGCCACTTCACATTGCTCTTATAATAGGATACATAGTATTAACTTTAGCATATATAGTATTCCCTATAATAGTTACTAAAAAATTTCATTCTAAATACAAAACGAACAAAATTTTATTTATGGTAAGTGTATCACAATTTATAACTTCTATTATACTAAACACTTACTTTTTATCAATTATTATGGGTAAAGGATTTATAGTATTTTTGCCAGCAAGAATACTCTCTAATTTCTTTTTAATACCAATTTACGCTATTGTAATTTCAACAGTCTTAGAAACAGTAAACAAAACTTTTAAATTAAAATTTTAA
- a CDS encoding DUF1385 domain-containing protein, translating to MMKGPHKLATAVRKPDGEIELKTSELSSVFKKKFFKLPIIRGTFALIEAMISGVRELMYSASFFEDSIEEDAVDKFLKKVFKDKAENAIIYVSLILALIFSIGVFIIAPSLLTNVLKHVTDSSLILNLVEGIIRVALFVIYIFLISKLDDIKRVFRYHGAEHKTIYCYENGEELIVENVRKYSTLHPRCGTSFIVNVLIISIIVFSFFGWPNPFMRVITRILMLPVIAGLSYEINRYIGGKDKQNVLTKILAYPGLMIQKITTSEPDDSMMEVAIVAMEAVIPENGADDLW from the coding sequence ATGATGAAAGGTCCTCATAAACTGGCTACTGCTGTTAGAAAACCAGATGGCGAAATTGAGTTAAAAACTTCCGAACTAAGCTCAGTATTTAAGAAAAAATTTTTTAAATTGCCTATTATTAGAGGGACATTTGCACTTATTGAAGCTATGATTTCAGGTGTTAGAGAGCTTATGTATTCCGCAAGTTTTTTTGAGGATTCTATTGAAGAAGATGCTGTAGATAAGTTTTTGAAAAAAGTTTTTAAAGATAAAGCAGAGAATGCTATAATCTATGTATCATTGATATTAGCTTTAATATTTAGTATTGGAGTATTTATTATTGCCCCTTCACTTCTAACAAACGTATTAAAGCATGTTACTGATAGTAGTTTAATATTAAATCTTGTAGAGGGTATAATAAGAGTAGCTTTATTTGTAATATACATTTTTCTTATTTCAAAACTTGATGATATTAAAAGGGTATTTAGGTATCATGGTGCTGAGCATAAAACGATTTATTGTTATGAAAATGGAGAGGAATTAATAGTTGAAAATGTTAGAAAATATTCAACATTACATCCTAGATGCGGAACAAGCTTTATAGTAAATGTGCTAATCATAAGTATTATAGTATTTTCATTTTTCGGATGGCCTAATCCATTTATGAGAGTTATAACAAGAATATTAATGTTACCAGTTATTGCGGGTCTCTCTTATGAGATAAACAGATATATAGGTGGTAAGGATAAACAAAATGTTTTAACAAAAATTTTAGCCTATCCTGGATTGATGATTCAAAAGATTACTACTAGTGAACCAGATGATTCAATGATGGAGGTTGCTATAGTAGCAATGGAAGCTGTTATACCTGAAAATGGAGCAGATGATTTATGGTAA
- a CDS encoding NAD-dependent protein deacylase yields the protein MDDLIFNLKSILKNSKNLVFFGGAGVSTESNIPDFRSKNGLYNAVSKYGFPPEEILSRTFFEKHTNIFYKYYRENMLNLDALPNKAHEALAKLEHMGILKAIITQNIDGLHQLAGSTNVIELHGSVHRNYCRRCSKFFEAAHVKNTTNIPTCDDCGGIIKPDVVLYEESLNFENIDSAIKYIENADTLIIGGTSLAVYPAASFINYFRGNTLVLINKSSTPYDKLADLVINGAIGDVLSKATNFEVE from the coding sequence ATGGATGATTTAATATTTAATTTAAAGTCTATTCTAAAAAATTCAAAAAATCTTGTATTTTTTGGTGGTGCTGGTGTTTCAACAGAAAGCAACATTCCAGACTTTCGTTCTAAAAATGGTCTTTACAATGCTGTTTCAAAATACGGATTTCCACCAGAAGAAATACTTAGCAGAACATTTTTTGAAAAACATACAAATATTTTTTACAAATATTACAGAGAAAATATGCTTAATCTTGATGCCTTACCTAACAAAGCCCATGAAGCATTGGCAAAGCTTGAACATATGGGTATTTTGAAAGCTATAATAACTCAAAATATTGATGGACTACATCAGTTGGCTGGCAGTACAAATGTTATTGAACTTCACGGTTCTGTTCACAGAAATTATTGTAGGAGATGCAGTAAATTTTTCGAAGCAGCGCACGTCAAAAATACTACTAATATACCAACTTGCGATGATTGTGGTGGAATAATCAAACCCGATGTTGTTTTGTATGAGGAGAGTCTAAACTTTGAAAATATAGATAGTGCAATAAAATATATAGAAAATGCCGATACTCTTATTATTGGTGGAACATCACTAGCAGTTTACCCAGCCGCTTCATTTATCAATTATTTTAGAGGCAACACCCTTGTCTTAATAAACAAAAGTTCAACCCCTTATGATAAATTAGCCGATCTTGTAATCAATGGTGCAATAGGTGATGTTTTATCAAAGGCAACAAACTTTGAAGTAGAATAG
- a CDS encoding branched-chain amino acid aminotransferase: protein MIKKKDIKWSELGFSYVKTDKRYVSYFKDGKWDDGQLVEDNRLTISEGSTSLHYGQQCFEGLKAYSNKDGGIQLFRPDQNALRMQRSCDRLLMPKVPVEKFVDACKKVVLANEAWVPPYGSGATLYLRPFLIGVGDNVGVRPASEYIFCIFCTPVGPYFKGGMAPVNFVTTDFDRAAPIGTGKDKVGGNYAASLLAHKQAVDAGFADSIYLDPKTHTKIDEVGAANFFGITKDNRFITPISSSILPSITKYSLLHVAKEYLGMEASEEEVKIDELDKFAEAGACGTAAVISPIGGIQHKGNMHTFYSQTEVGPITRKLYDTLMGIQLGDVKAPEGWIVKVK from the coding sequence ATGATTAAGAAGAAAGATATAAAATGGTCAGAGTTAGGATTTAGTTATGTTAAAACTGACAAAAGATATGTATCTTATTTTAAAGATGGAAAATGGGATGATGGACAACTTGTTGAAGATAATAGATTAACAATTAGTGAAGGTTCTACATCATTACATTACGGACAACAATGTTTTGAAGGTTTAAAAGCATATTCTAATAAAGATGGTGGAATTCAATTATTTAGACCTGATCAAAATGCATTGAGAATGCAAAGAAGTTGTGATAGACTTCTAATGCCAAAAGTACCCGTAGAAAAATTTGTTGATGCTTGTAAAAAAGTGGTTTTAGCTAATGAAGCATGGGTTCCTCCATACGGTTCAGGTGCTACTTTATACTTAAGACCTTTCCTTATTGGGGTTGGAGATAATGTTGGTGTAAGACCTGCTTCTGAATACATATTCTGCATATTCTGTACACCAGTTGGACCATACTTTAAAGGTGGAATGGCTCCAGTTAACTTTGTTACTACAGATTTTGATAGAGCTGCACCTATAGGTACAGGTAAAGACAAAGTTGGTGGAAACTATGCAGCAAGCTTATTAGCTCATAAACAAGCTGTAGATGCTGGTTTTGCAGATAGTATATATTTAGATCCAAAAACTCATACTAAAATAGATGAGGTTGGAGCTGCAAATTTCTTTGGTATTACTAAAGACAATAGATTTATAACACCTATTTCATCTTCTATTCTTCCAAGTATCACTAAATATTCTTTGTTGCATGTTGCTAAAGAATATCTAGGAATGGAAGCATCTGAAGAAGAAGTTAAAATAGATGAATTAGACAAATTTGCAGAAGCTGGAGCATGTGGTACAGCTGCTGTTATCAGTCCTATAGGTGGAATTCAACATAAGGGTAATATGCATACTTTCTATAGTCAAACTGAGGTTGGACCTATAACTAGAAAATTATATGATACTTTAATGGGGATTCAACTAGGAGATGTTAAGGCTCCAGAAGGATGGATAGTTAAAGTTAAATAA